In the genome of Populus nigra chromosome 9, ddPopNigr1.1, whole genome shotgun sequence, one region contains:
- the LOC133703272 gene encoding pentatricopeptide repeat-containing protein At2g33760-like, which produces METKQHHKLPHSPAYNFLLQAGPRLYLLHQVHAHIIVSGYGRSRSLLTKLLNLACAAGSISYTRQIFLAVPNPDSFLFTSLIKSTSKSHNFSIYSLYFYSRMVLSNVSPSNYTFTSVIKSCADLSALKHGRVVHGHVLVHGFGLDVYVQAALVALYGKCGDLINARKVFDKILERSIVAWNSMISGYEQNGFAKEAIGLFDRMKETGVEPDSATFVSVLSACAHLGAFSLGCWVHEYIVGNGLDLNVVLGTSLINMYIRCGNVSKARDVFDSMKERNVVAWTAMISGYGTNGYGSQAVELFHEMRRNGLFPNSITFVAVLSACAHAGLVNEGRRLFASIREDYHLVPGVEHHVCLVDMLGRAGLLDEAYNFIKEEIPENPAPAILTAMLGACKMHKNFDLGAQVAEHLLAAEPENPAHYVILSNIYALAGRMDQVEIVRNNMNRKCLKKQVGYSTIEVDQKTYLFSMGDKSHSETNAIYHYLDELMWKCREAGYVPVSDSVMHELEEEEREYALRYHSEKLAIAFGLLKTSHGTPIRIVKNLRMCEDCHLAIKFISAISSREIIVRDKLRFHHFKVGSCSCLDYW; this is translated from the coding sequence ATGGAGACCAAACAACACCACAAACTCCCACATTCTCCGGCCTACAATTTCCTTCTCCAAGCTGGACCACGTCTCTATCTTCTCCACCAAGTCCACGCCCACATTATAGTCTCTGGCTATGGTCGCAGCCGATCTCTTCTTACTAAGCTTCTCAATTTAGCTTGCGCTGCTGGCTCCATTAGCTACACGCGCCAAATCTTTCTCGCTGTCCCAAATCCAGATTCTTTCCTCTTCACTTCCCTTATCAAATCCACCTCCAAATCCCACAACTTCTCAATTTATTCCCTTTACTTCTATAGCCGCATGGTCCTTTCTAATGTTTCACCTTCAAATTATACTTTTACGAGTGTGATTAAATCTTGTGCTGATTTATCGGCTCTGAAACATGGTAGGGTTGTTCATGGGCATGTTTTGGTTCACGGGTTTGGATTGGATGTGTATGTTCAAGCTGCTTTGGTGGCTCTTTACGGGAAGTGTGGTGATTTGATTAATGCGAGGAAAGTGTTTGATAAAATACTTGAGAGAAGTATTGTGGCATGGAATTCAATGATTTCTGGGTATGAGCAAAACGGGTTTGCTAAAGAGGCAATTGGgttgtttgatcgaatgaaggAAACGGGTGTTGAACCGGATTCGGCCACATTTGTGAGTGTTTTATCCGCTTGTGCTCACTTGGGTGCATTTAGTTTAGGGTGTTGGGTGCATGAGTATATTGTTGGTAATGGCTTAGATTTGAATGTGGTGCTTGGTACTTCGTTGATTAATATGTATATAAGGTGTGGGAATGTGAGTAAAGCGAGAGATGTTTTTGATTCGATGAAGGAAAGGAATGTAGTGGCTTGGACGGCAATGATTTCTGGGTATGGAACAAATGGTTATGGTAGCCAAGCAGTTGAATTGTTTCATGAAATGAGAAGAAATGGATTATTTCCTAATAGTATTACATTTGTTGCTGTTTTGTCAGCATGTGCTCATGCAGGGTTAGTGAATGAAGGGCGCCGGTTGTTTGCAAGCATAAGAGAAGATTATCACTTGGTGCCTGGGGTGGAGCATCATGTTTGCTTGGTGGATATGCTTGGTCGTGCAGGACTTCTCGATGAAGCATACAATTTTATCAAAGAAGAGATTCCTGAAAACCCAGCACCTGCTATTTTGACGGCGATGCTTGGAGCTTGCAAGATGCATAAGAATTTTGACCTTGGAGCACAAGTTGCTGAGCATCTCTTAGCTGCCGAACCAGAAAATCCAGCTCATTACGTGATACTCTCAAATATATATGCTTTGGCAGGTAGAATGGACCAGGTGGAAATAGTCAGAAACAATATGAATCGAAAATGTTTGAAGAAACAAGTTGGCTATAGTACAATAGAAGTGGATCAAAAAACTTACTTGTTTAGCATGGGGGACAAGTCTCACTCTGAGACAAACGCGATTTATCATTATCTAGATGAGTTGATGTGGAAGTGTAGAGAAGCGGGTTACGTGCCAGTATCTGATTCAGTGATGCATGAATTGGAAGAGGAGGAGAGAGAATATGCACTTAGATACCATAGTGAGAAGCTCGCAATAGCATTTGGGTTATTGAAAACGAGCCATGGAACTCCTATCAGGATAGTGAAGAACCTTCGAATGTGTGAAGATTGTCATTTGgccattaaatttatttcagcTATCTCCAGTAGAGAGATTATTGTCCGTGATAAGCTTCGCTTCCATCACTTCAAGGTCGGCTCATGTTCTTGTCTGGATTACTGGTGA
- the LOC133703442 gene encoding callose synthase 11-like — MNVGQRPYPTRVRSDLHARPQPPPPPEPSVYNIIPIHDLLTDHPSLRYPEVRAAASALRTVGDLRKPPYVTWDPHWDLMDWLGVFFGFQNDSVRNQREHLVLHLANSQMRLEKPPPVPDALDPAVVRRFRKKLLGNYSSWCSYLRRKSEVILPKATNDNSLRRELLYVGLFLLVWGESANLRFVPECVCYIYHHIAMELNKVLDDWPDPNTGRAFLPSISGDCAFLKSIVMPFYKTIKTEVESSRNGSKPHSAWRNYDDINEFFWSRRCFRKLKWPIDFSCNFFADVEKIRRVGKTGFVEQRSFWNVFRSFDKLWVLLILYFQASLIVAWERTEYPWQALEKRDVQVELLTCFITWSGLRFVQSVLDAGTQYSLVSRETLLLGLRMGLKSIAALTWTVVFGVFYGRIWSAKNSAGFWSSEADRRIVTFLEAAFVFVIPELLALLFFVLPWIRNALEELDWSILYVFTWWFHTRIFVGRGLREGLLNNISYTLFWIAVLASKFVFSYFLQIKPLVAPTQALLNLGKVSYNWHEFFSSSNRIAVVLLWLPVVLIYLMDLQIWYAIFSSFVGAAIGLFSHLGEIRNVEQLRLRFQFFASAMQFNLMPEEQLLSPKMTLVKKLRDAIHRLKLRYGLGQPYRKIESSQVEATRFALIWNEIVTTFREEDLISDREFELLELPPNCWSIRVIRWPCILLSNELLLALNQAKELADAPDRWIWLKASQSEYRRCAIIEAYDSIKYLLLMVVKRGTEENSIVAKIFQEIDEKIHIEKFTESYKMNLLEDILSKLISLVELLMRPWKDLSKAVNIFQALYEIYVREFPKSKRNTLQLKQDGLAPHGPASGEGLLFENAIEFPDAEDEFFNRQVRRLHTVLTSRDSMHDVPKNIEARRRMAFFSNSVFMNMPHAPNVEKMMAFSVLTPYYEEDVCFGKQDIRTPNEDGISIIFYLQKIYEDEWNNFMERMRREGMENENEIWEKRSRDLRLWASHRGQTLSRTVRGMMYYYRALKTLSYLDSASEMDIRMGTQELASHHSSRNNRGLDGLNSIKPPSAPKLTKASSNVSLLFKGHEYGSALMKFTYVVACQLYGQQKAKPDHRAEEILYLMKNNEALRVAYVDEVKLGRDGVEYYSVLVKYDQQLQREVEIYRIRLPGSIKIGEGKPENQNHAIIFTRGDAVQTIDMNQDNYFEEALKMRNLLEEFKAFYGIRRPTILGVRENIFTGSVSSLAWFMSAQETSFVTLGQRVLANPLKVRMHYGHPDVFDRFWFLPRGGISKASKVINISEDIFAGFNCTLRGGNVTHHEYIQVGKGRDVGLNQISMFEAKVASGNGEQVLSRDVYRLGHRLDFFRMLSFYYSTVGFYFNTMMVVLTVYTFLWGRLYLALSGVEKYALNHSSNNKALGTILNQQFIIQLGLFTALPMIVENTLEHGFLPALWDFLTMQLQLASLFYTFSMGTRSHFFGRTLLHGGAKYRATGRGFVVQHKSFAENYRLYARSHFVKAVELGVILTVYAANSPLARNTFVYIAMTISSWFLVISWIMAPFVFNPSGFDWLKTVYDFGGFNNWIWYSGGVFTKAEQSWETWWYEEQSHLRTTGLWGKLLEIILDLRFFFFQYGVVYHLDISGGSTSIVVYLISWTYMVVAVGIYVIIAYASDKFAAKEHIKYRLAQLIVIVLIVLVVVLMLKFTNLTVLDLVSSLLAFIPTGWGFICIAQVLRPFLESTVVWDTVVSLARLYDLLFGVIVMAPVALLSWLPGFQSMQTRILFNEAFSRGLQISRILTGKKSN; from the coding sequence ATGAACGTAGGGCAGCGGCCTTATCCCACGCGCGTTCGGAGTGATCTCCACGCGCGACctcaaccaccaccaccaccagaaCCGTCAGTCTACAACATAATCCCAATCCACGACCTACTCACGGACCACCCTTCTCTCCGGTATCCGGAGGTCCGAGCAGCTGCCTCTGCCCTCCGCACAGTCGGCGACCTCCGTAAACCGCCGTATGTAACATGGGACCCGCACTGGGACTTGATGGACTGGCTTGGTGTCTTCTTTGGGTTTCAGAACGACAGCGTTAGGAACCAGAGAGAACACCTAGTTCTTCACTTAGCAAACTCCCAAATGCGGCTTGAAAAGCCGCCGCCTGTCCCTGACGCTCTCGACCCCGCCGTTGTCCGCCGGTTTCGGAAGAAATTGTTGGGAAACTACTCTTCTTGGTGCTCTTATTTGAGGCGTAAGTCGGAGGTGATCCTACCGAAAGCTACGAATGACAATAGTCTTCGCCGTGAATTGCTTTATGTTGGGCTTTTTCTCCTTGTTTGGGGAGAATCTGCAAATCTGCGCTTCGTGCCGGAGTGTGTTTGTTATATTTATCATCATATAGCAATGGAATTGAATAAAGTTCTTGATGATTGGCCTGACCCTAATACGGGCAGGGCTTTTTTGCCTTCAATTTCTGGTGATTGTGCGTTTTTGAAGAGTATTGTTATGCCATTTTATAAGACTATTAAGACTGAGGTTGAGAGTAGTCGAAATGGGAGTAAGCCACATTCGGCTTGGAGGAATTATGATGatataaatgagtttttttggAGTAGGAGGTGTTTTAGGAAGTTAAAATGGCCTATCGATTTCTCATGTAATTTTTTCGCTGATGTTGAGAAGATTAGGAGAGTAGGGAAGACAGGTTTTGTGGAGCAAAGGTCATTTTGGAATGTGTTTAGGAGTTTCGATAAGCTTTGGGTtctgttgattttgtattttcaagcTAGTCTGATTGTTGCTTGGGAGAGGACTGAATATCCGTGGCAGGCGTTGGAGAAGCGAGATGTTCAGGTGGAGTTGTTGACTTGTTTTATTACCTGGTCTGGGCTTAGATTTGTGCAGTCGGTGCTTGATGCAGGGACGCAGTATAGCCTGGTTTCGAGGGAAACATTGTTGTTAGGGTTGAGGATGGGGTTGAAAAGTATAGCTGCTTTGACGTGGACCGTGGTGTTTGGAGTCTTTTATGGGAGGATTTGGAGTGCAAAGAATTCTGCTGGGTTTTGGTCTTCCGAGGCAGACAGGAGAATTGTGACATTTCTTGAGGCTGCCTTTGTGTTTGTTATCCCTGAGTTGCTGgcattgttgttttttgttcttcctTGGATTAGGAATGCCCTTGAAGAATTGGATTGGAGTATTTTGTATGTGTTCACTTGGTGGTTTCACACTCGGATTTTCGTGGGACGTGGACTGCGGGAAGGGCTTCTTAACAATATCAGTTATACACTGTTTTGGATTGCAGTATTGGCTTCGAAATTTGTGTTCAGCTATTTCCTTCAAATCAAGCCCCTGGTTGCCCCAACGCAGGCTCTTTTGAATCTCGGGAAGGTGTCTTACAATTGGCATGAGTTTTTCAGTAGCAGTAACAGAATCGCAGTTGTGCTGTTGTGGCTGCCTGTtgttctaatttatttaatggATTTGCAAATCTGGTATGCTATTTTCTCTTCATTTGTTGGTGCAGCAATTGGGTTGTTTTCTCACTTGGGTGAGATTAGGAATGTTGAACAGCTTAGGCTTAGGTTTCAGTTCTTTGCTAGTGCTATGCAATTTAATCTCATGCCTGAAGAACAGTTGCTAAGTCCTAAGATGACACTGGTGAAGAAGCTCCGTGATGCAATCCACAGATTAAAGCTAAGATATGGACTTGGCCAGCCTTACAGAAAGATTGAATCAAGCCAAGTGGAGGCAACTAGATTTGCCTTGATATGGAATGAGATTGTGACAACATTTCGGGAAGAAGATCTCATCAGTGATCGGGAATTTGAACTCTTAGAACTGCCACCTAATTGTTGGAGTATTAGGGTTATTCGCTGGCCATGCATCTTGCTCAGCAATGAGTTGTTGCTTGCCCTGAACCAGGCAAAAGAGCTGGCAGATGCACCTGATAGGTGGATTTGGTTGAAGGCAAGTCAAAGTGAGTATAGACGGTGCGCTATAATTGAAGCATATGATAGCATCAAGTATTTGCTTCTTATGGTTGTTAAACGGGGCACAGAAGAGAATTCTATTGTTGCaaaaatttttcaagaaatagaTGAGAAAATACATATCGAGAAGTTCACCGAGTCTTACAAGATGAATCTTCTAGAAgatattctttcaaaattaatatcACTTGTTGAGCTTCTGATGAGACCATGGAAAGATCTTAGCAAAGCAGTGAATATATTTCAGGCTTTGTATGAGATTTATGTTCGAGAATTTCCAAAAAGTAAGAGGAACACTCTGCAATTGAAACAAGATGGTTTGGCCCCTCATGGTCCAGCTTCTGGTGAAGGGTTGCTCTTTGAGAATGCtattgagtttcctgatgctgAGGATGAATTCTTCAATAGGCAGGTACGTCGTTTGCACACAGTTCTTACTTCTAGAGACTCAATGCATGATGTCCCAAAGAATATCGAGGCAAGGCGACGTATGGCCTTCTTTAGCAACTCAGTGTTCATGAACATGCCCCATGCTCCCAATGTCGAGAAAATGATGGCTTTCAGTGTTCTGACGCCTTACTATGAGGAAGATGTGTGCTTTGGCAAACAAGACATTCGAACCCCCAATGAAGATGGCATTTCCATAATCTTTTATCTGCAGAAAATCTATGAAGATGAGTGGAATAATTTTATGGAGCGCATGCGCAGAGAGGGAATGGAGAATGAGAACGAAATCTGGGAGAAGAGGTCTAGGGATCTCCGACTTTGGGCTTCGCACAGAGGCCAGACACTATCCCGCACTGTGAGGGGGATGATGTATTATTATCGAGCACTTAAGACACTTTCCTATTTAGATTCGGCATCTGAGATGGATATAAGGATGGGCACACAAGAACTTGCTTCTCATCACTCATCGAGAAACAATCGTGGTTTGGATGGTCTTAACTCAATCAAGCCACCCTCCGCACCTAAACTGACCAAAGCTAGCAGCAACGTCAGTCTTTTGTTTAAAGGGCATGAGTATGGTAGTGCTCTGATGAAATTTACATATGTAGTCGCCTGCCAGTTGTATGGACAGCAAAAGGCAAAGCCAGACCACCGTGCTGAAGAGATTCTATAtctcatgaaaaataatgagGCCCTTCGAGTAGCTTATGTTGATGAGGTTAAGTTGGGGAGAGATGGAGTGGAGTATTATTCAGTTCTTGTGAAGTATGATCAGCAGCTGCAGAGGGAAGTGGAGATTTATCGGATCAGATTACCTGGTTCCATAAAGATTGGAGAAGGGAAGCCTGAAAATCAGAACCATGCTATAATCTTTACTCGTGGTGATGCAGTCCAGACCATTGACATGAACCAGGATAATTACTTTGAAGAGGCACTGAAGATGCGGAATTTGCTGGAGGAATTTAAAGCCTTTTATGGTATCAGGAGACCAACCATTTTAGGAGTCCGTGAGAATATCTTCACTGGTTCAGTGTCCTCACTTGCTTGGTTCATGTCTGCTCAGGAAACAAGTTTTGTGACCCTGGGGCAGCGTGTTCTTGCAAACCCTTTGAAGGTGCGAATGCATTACGGTCACCCCGATGTGTTTGATAGATTTTGGTTCTTGCCTAGGGGTGGAATCAGCAAGGCTTCCAAAGTTATCAATATCAGTGAAGATATATTTGCTGGCTTCAATTGCACGCTTCGAGGTGGCAATGTGACACACCATGAGTATATACAGGTAGGTAAGGGAAGGGATGTTGGCTTGAATCAGATTTCAATGTTTGAGGCAAAGGTTGCAAGCGGCAATGGTGAGCAGGTTTTGAGCAGGGATGTATACCGGTTGGGCCACAGATTGGATTTCTTCCGGATGCTTTCTTTTTACTACTCAACTGTTGGGTTCTACTTCAACACGATGATGGTGGTCCTGACTGTTTACACATTCTTATGGGGTCGCCTTTATCTTGCTCTCAGTGGTGTTGAGAAATATGCGCTGAACCATAGCAGCAACAACAAGGCTCTTGGCACAATTCTGAACCAGCAGTTCATTATCCAGCTAGGACTCTTCACTGCCCTCCCAATGATCGTAGAGAACACACTTGAGCATGGATTTCTTCCGGCATTGTGGGACTTTCTGACCATGCAGTTGCAGCTAGCCTCACTTTTTTACACTTTCTCCATGGGAACTCGTTCCCATTTCTTTGGTCGGACTCTTCTTCATGGGGGTGCCAAATACCGAGCAACGGGTCGTGGTTTTGTGGTGCAGCACAAGAGCTTTGCTGAGAACTATAGACTCTATGCACGAAGCCATTTTGTGAAGGCAGTTGAACTTGGAGTCATTCTAACAGTTTATGCTGCCAACAGCCCATTGGCTCGGAATACTTTTGTTTACATTGCCATGACTATATCTAGCTGGTTCCTTGTGATTTCATGGATAATGGCCCCCTTCGTGTTCAATCCTTCTGGTTTTGACTGGCTAAAGACTGTATATGACTTTGGAGGTTTTAACAATTGGATATGGTATAGTGGTGGGGTGTTCACAAAAGCAGAACAAAGCTGGGAAACATGGTGGTATGAAGAACAGAGCCATCTGAGAACAACTGGTCTTTGGGGGAAGCTACTGGAGATTATTTTAGATCttcgttttttcttcttccaataTGGTGTTGTATATCATCTTGACATTTCTGGTGGAAGCACCAGCATAGTCGTTTACTTGATATCTTGGACATATATGGTTGTGGCGGTTGGGATTTATGTGATCATTGCTTATGCCAGCGACAAATTTGCAGCCAAGGAGCACATCAAATATCGTCTAGCACAGCTTATAGTCATCGTGCTTATAGTACTTGTGGTTGTTTTAATGCTGAAATTCACTAATTTGACAGTTCTTGATCTTGTGAGTAGCCTTTTGGCATTCATCCCAACAGGGTGGGGCTTTATTTGCATTGCCCAGGTACTGAGACCGTTTCTGGAGTCCACTGTTGTGTGGGATACTGTGGTGTCCTTGGCTCGGCTGTATGATTTGCTGTTTGGGGTAATTGTTATGGCTCCTGTTGCATTGCTGTCTTGGTTGCCTGGATTCCAGTCAATGCAGACAAGGATCCTATTTAACGAGGCATTCAGCCGAGGACTCCAAATATCTCGAATCCTCACTGGAAAGAAGTCTAACTGA
- the LOC133703410 gene encoding uncharacterized protein LOC133703410, which produces MEPSRAPKSSPFHKNSTSRRFPITPFLISLAFLLLTTSATSAPTINSFNFLEYYAEHCNNVVPESPITGTLINNASFFEDKIKILNFDVAYCTGGSQIIPKKRDSDSAPSVLSFKPKKFDLQQTANPYVVSLRGSLKFRFPARFDWSNVTRDRRNSKRIRYRPPRIPVRSRYLLFELYGFWSMNTGKLCMVGSGSGNSGVSSLNAAFKANYPVGISDFSGLINGVLESLDFQDSFGYFEQVSILGIPHFGEYKYTLVDKENVDVGFSGTYDSVGERENLPIESVDRSMCLNEMYRHARILELEYGSDCSGDNGGKCNPLSGSSGVLPKIMTIQGIRCDHERGREARVLIGFSDSAVVNVYGPYGSERVFDPYTTLIGEGVWDEKRNRLFVVACRVLNFDDSSANATVGDCSIQLTLRFPRTLTIRDQSVVVGQIYSNKTVNDTSYFPGIGFHGSEFRTRRLRGLAYEYTMLDKVHKSCAEKKSMKGKGKTYPHGYSSDMRFDMLVRNGKGHVAQGFSTPLFVGYQLFEPYPMTNNYSGHLNISYKMLFTGMLPSNDSGTISAEGTYDDENGVLCMIGCRHLISRLGNSMKNDSTDCEILVNVQFSPLNGKGQGNIKGTIESVRKNSDPLHFEKLEISSNSIYRHQAAESIWRMDMEITMVLISNTLACILMGLQLYHVKRHPDVLPFISFMMLLVLTLGHMIPLLLNFEALFLSNRNQQNVFLESGGWLEVNEVAVRVVKMVAFLLIFRLLQLTWSARPSDGSNKNVWISEKRVLYLSLPMYIVGGLIAWYVHHWKNTSRSPHLLQGHKVYQQHYPWTDLKSYAGLVLDGFLLPQIMFNLFLNSSEKALAPSFYAGTTVIRLLPHAYDLYRAHSSAWYLDLSYLYANHTYDFYSTAWDIIIPLCGLLFAILIYLQQQFGGRCFLPKRFRGGPAYEKVPIVSNEELQEITTH; this is translated from the coding sequence ATGGAGCCGTCTCGCGCTCCTAAATCATCTCCATTTCACAAAAACTCTACTTCCCGCAGATTCCCAATCACTCCCTTCCTCATTTCCCTCGCCTTTCTTCTCCTTACAACCTCGGCAACCTCTGCACCAACAATAAATTCCTTTAATTTCCTTGAATATTACGCCGAACACTGCAACAACGTAGTCCCTGAATCACCAATCACAGGTACTCTCATAAACAATGCTTCTTTCTTTGAagacaaaatcaaaatccttaATTTTGATGTCGCATACTGTACTGGTGGCTCACAAATCATACCCAAAAAAAGGGACTCTGATTCGGCTCCGAGTGTCCTCTCTTTTAAGCCAAAAAAATTCGATCTTCAGCAAACTGCGAACCCTTATGTGGTTTCCCTTCGAGGGTCTCTTAAATTTCGCTTTCCTGCTCGGTTTGATTGGAGTAATGTGACACGGGATCGCAGGAATTCGAAGAGAATCCGGTACCGCCCACCGAGAATTCCAGTCAGGTCGAGGTATCTACTGTTTGAGCTATATGGGTTCTGGTCAATGAATACAGGGAAGCTGTGTATGGTGGGATCTGGTTCAGGTAACAGTGGTGTAAGTTCTTTAAATGCTGCTTTTAAGGCTAATTATCCTGTGGGTATTAGTGACTTTAGTGGCTTGATTAATGGGGTTTTGGAAAGTTTGGATTTTCAGGATAGTTTTGGTTATTTTGAGCAGGTTTCGATTTTGGGCATTCCTCATTTTGGTGAATACAAGTATACATTGGTAGATAAAGAGAATGTGGATGTGGGTTTTAGTGGAACTTATGATAGTGTCGGGGAGAGAGAGAATTTGCCTATCGAATCGGTCGATAGAAGTATGTGTTTAAATGAAATGTATAGGCATGCTAGGATATTGGAATTGGAGTATGGGAGTGATTGTAGTGGTGATAATGGTGGTAAATGTAATCCTCTTAGTGGGAGTTCTGGGGTTTTGCCGAAGATTATGACGATTCAGGGAATTAGATGTGACCATGAGCGTGGGCGTGAAGCTCGGGTTTTGATTGGGTTTTCAGATTCTGCCGTTGTTAATGTTTATGGACCTTATGGCTCTGAAAGAGTTTTTGATCCTTATACAACGCTAATTGGCGAGGGGGTCTGGGATGAGAAGAGGAATAGACTATTTGTGGTTGCATGTCGTGTCTTGAATTTTGATGATTCATCAGCTAATGCTACTGTTGGTGATTGCTCGATTCAATTGACCTTGCGGTTCCCCAGAACCTTGACAATTAGAGATCAGAGTGTTGTAGTGGGGCAAATTTATAGCAACAAAACTGTGAATGACACGAGCTACTTTCCTGGAATTGGGTTTCATGGTTCTGAGTTTCGGACAAGGCGACTTCGAGGTCTGGCTTATGAGTATACTATGCTTGACAAGGTGCATAAATCTTGTGCAGAAAAGAagtccatgaaaggtaaaggaaagaCATACCCACATGGTTATTCATCTGACATGCGGTTTGATATGTTAGTGAGAAATGGAAAAGGACACGTAGCACAGGGCTTTTCAACCCCATTGTTTGTGGGTTATCAGCTGTTTGAACCATATCCAATGACCAACAACTACAGTGGTCATCTAAATATTAGCTACAAGATGTTGTTCACGGGTATGCTTCCATCAAATGACTCTGGCACAATTTCAGCTGAAGGAACGTACGATGATGAGAACGGGGTTCTATGCATGATAGGTTGTCGGCATTTGATATCACGTTTGggaaattcaatgaaaaatgaTTCAACTGACTGTGAGATTCTTGTCAATGTCCAGTTTTCTCCACTGAATGGAAAGGGTCAGGGTAACATCAAAGGAACCATTGAAAGTGTAAGGAAAAACTCAGACCCTCTTCACTTTGAGAAGCTTGAGATATCTTCAAACTCGATTTATAGGCACCAAGCTGCGGAATCCATTTGGAGAATGGATATGGAAATAACCATGGTTTTGATTTCTAATACTCTTGCTTGTATCCTTATGGGTTTGCAGCTCTATCATGTGAAAAGGCATCCTGATGTGCTACCCTTCATTTCTTTTATGATGCTTCTTGTTCTTACTCTGGGTCATATGATACCTCTATTGTTAAATTTTGAAGCCTTGTTTTTGTCAAACCGTAACcaacaaaatgtttttcttgAGAGTGGTGGATGGCTTGAAGTCAATGAAGTAGCAGTAAGGGTGGTAAAGATGGTAGCCTTTCTTTTGATATTCCGGCTTCTCCAACTCACTTGGTCTGCTAGGCCGAGCGATGGAAGCAACAAAAACGTGTGGATTTCTGAGAAAAGAGTTCTTTATTTGTCTTTACCGATGTACATTGTTGGTGGACTCATTGCATGGTATGTGCATCACTGGAAAAACACTTCTAGGAGCCCACACCTGCTACAAGGTCATAAGGTTTACCAACAACATTATCCCTGGACAGATCTTAAATCATATGCTGGTTTGGTTCTGGATGGTTTCTTACTCCCACAGATAATGTTTAACTTATTCTTGAACTCTAGTGAAAAAGCTCTTGCCCCTTCGTTTTATGCTGGGACAACTGTTATTCGTTTGCTGCCTCATGCATATGACCTTTACAGGGCTCACAGTTCCGCATGGTACCTTGATTTGTCATACTTGTATGCAAATCACacatatgatttttattctaCTGCATGGGACATCATAATCCCTTTGTGTGGCCTGTTGTTTGCTATCCTCATTTACTTACAGCAGCAATTTGGTGGTCGTTGCTTTCTTCCAAAGAGATTTAGAGGGGGTCCTGCATATGAAAAGGTTCCCATAGTTAGCAACGAGGAACTGCAAGAGATAACAACTCATTGA